The Antarcticibacterium sp. 1MA-6-2 genome has a window encoding:
- a CDS encoding phosphatase PAP2 family protein: MNPFQVLKFFPFFVFLFLTSITSFAQGETKDSVPNTWQLLKYDGISAFQGLTTTYAKPLEWEKEDYLTAGAIVLGTGAMFLIDENSTEWFMAQEEDIPNLIKEAGWYYGSPQNNYALNGAVYLYGLFTKNQKIRKTGVLLISAASTAGLLQTFSKTVAGRGRPTTGEGSASFKPFSNKGEYHSFPSGHTILSFTTAYAIGKQFNNPFIKAGIYGFGLVAPISRLWAGAHWFSDVGVSIIISVVVVDAIDNYLNKQRDYGSQIHDKNKISWSFQLGMGQMKVTEYFLMQVIK, encoded by the coding sequence GTTTTCCTTTTTCTTACTTCCATCACAAGCTTTGCACAGGGTGAGACTAAAGATTCTGTCCCTAATACCTGGCAACTTCTAAAATATGATGGGATAAGTGCCTTTCAAGGTTTAACAACAACTTACGCGAAACCTCTGGAATGGGAAAAGGAAGATTATCTTACTGCAGGTGCAATAGTTTTAGGCACAGGAGCTATGTTTTTAATTGACGAAAATTCTACTGAATGGTTCATGGCTCAGGAAGAAGACATTCCAAATCTTATTAAAGAGGCAGGATGGTATTATGGTAGTCCACAAAACAATTATGCCTTAAATGGAGCTGTATATTTATACGGTTTATTCACGAAAAATCAGAAAATCAGGAAAACAGGTGTTCTGTTAATTTCCGCAGCCTCAACTGCAGGCCTCCTCCAAACTTTTTCTAAAACTGTTGCAGGAAGGGGACGTCCCACAACGGGGGAAGGATCTGCCAGTTTTAAACCTTTTAGTAATAAAGGGGAGTATCACAGTTTCCCATCAGGTCATACCATATTGTCGTTTACTACTGCCTACGCTATTGGAAAACAATTTAATAATCCTTTTATAAAAGCGGGAATATATGGATTTGGACTGGTAGCTCCAATATCAAGGCTTTGGGCAGGTGCACATTGGTTTTCTGACGTGGGAGTGAGTATTATAATTAGTGTAGTGGTTGTAGATGCTATTGATAATTACTTAAACAAGCAAAGAGATTATGGATCTCAAATCCATGATAAAAATAAAATTAGCTGGAGTTTCCAATTAGGAATGGGACAAATGAAGGTTACTGAGTACTTTCTAATGCAGGTTATAAAGTAA